Within the Primulina huaijiensis isolate GDHJ02 unplaced genomic scaffold, ASM1229523v2 scaffold208244, whole genome shotgun sequence genome, the region ctcgataaatatttgattcgtatttAAATTTATCAAACTCGAATATtcacgaaattttttttaaccgaactcgagccaaaattaattttttctataGTTAACAGGTCGCTTGCGAgtcttaatatttttattaatataatataattatatactgaatatatatacacacttgGAGCCTTTCAGAAGTTCCCAGAGCTTTCGAACATTTATTTACTATCcgaacaataattttaatagGCCGCGAATATGTTCAAAGATTTCGAGGCGAACTCGAACTTCctttcgagccgaactcgagttaaacaattaaaaatttttgaGCTTCAAATCAAACTCAAACCTAAATATATTCAATTCGAGCCAGACTGAAATTTTTTAACgagtaaattaaatcaatatccGAAAActtgatttaatataatatattatttaggGAAACAAGTTGTATAGATCACATGATTTAAACACGAGATGTCCTAATGGGACAAAGACTGGTATGAGACAAAATTAGGATTAGTTTGATTGATCCTCCAATCGAAAACCTTACGTCCCTCAAAATAAATCCCACCTTCTTTTGCTGCCCAGGAACATGTATTACCGCATTCTTCGCGCCAGTCTGAATCAAAAACATCGAAAGCCAAGGATTTCTGCCCCCACCAGAGATGACAAAAGAATTGAGTGTTCGGCCACAGATTCTCGCAAAAGCTGAACTCAAAAGATTGACTCGGATATAACGTATGAAATCCGAGATCGTCATCCTTAGATGCACAGTGCATCTCCAGTTTTTCAGAATTGGGGGGGAGTTGATCGGCTACGATGACCTTATATTTAGATGTGAACAAACATCTTCTAGCATTAAGTACTTGAAGATGGGTGGATAATAGGAACACAAATAATATGACtactttcatttttatttttattttttgtataaatgATATTAGAGATGATGATTTTCATTCATCCCAAGTGTTCTTTTTATATACATAAGATAAGATAAGATAACAGACCAGCCCACAAAATTATGAAAACTTGAGGTGGATTCGTCGAGTCAAAAGTTTTGAAAAAACAAACAGAAAAGAAATTACGCATACTTAAGTAATATTAACAGAAAAGTGAGCTTTAATTtaagttgagagaaaatctaTGCAATCGATTACCTTGATATTGACTTAATTAAGAGTAAAAGGAACAAATATGTGAATCATATTTCACAATGGTTTCAATGGTTTATGATTTGTAGTTAGTAAATTATACTTAAACTTTTGAATTTGATAATGattacgatttttttttaataaaagttgCACCAAAGTCCAAActcaggttttttttttaagattacgtaattttttaaaattaactttaattaagtttcaaaacaaaatttcgTCATTATTGACGCAATTTTCAAATCATAAGATTTAGACTCATAAAGAAAAACCAAACTAATGGCATGGCAGTTTCAAACAGCAAAACATAGGACTGATTTCTAAATTCCTAGAAGGGTGTATGAACTAAGGTatttgaattatgaatttttttttgaagcatgaattattaatatatgatttcaaaaatattcGAGTTATTTGGGTGAATTTAGTCgtgtgaatttcaaattcacctgTGTCAATTTAAGTGCATATATTTGAAACTAAGCGaataaaccattaaaaatatcaaacatttTAGATTGAGGAACTCGTTCTGTATGATATATAGAATCAAAATCATGCCTTTCTCCTCAACAACAAGGCAAGTAGATAAGACAAGGCTGAATCAACCGAGGCCAGGGCAACAATAAGCAAAGCAACAAGAACAAGAGTCAGGGTAGCCGTCTTCAGCTGTGGAATAAAGAAATGAAATGCATATCAGTCTCCAAGCTGTGTAGGCTGAAATTTAAAAACAAGATTAAGTCAATAGTGAATTCATGATAAAAGCGATGAACCGACAAGAAGACATTCTTATAGATAAACGAATAGCATGAGTTACTTGAGTCACATATGTCTCCATTTGGAAAAAAAGAGTACGTGCACAAATTACATCACCAAGAAATTAGTGACAGCCAAAAATTTTCTCCACCTCACTAGCCCAAAAGGAAAATCAAATAAAGCAAGGTCAGGCTGTCAGCTACTTCCTACAGTGGAACTGTTAATCATTTCACAGTCTATTGCATAATATTTATGAACTGTAGGCTTGAATCAATCTACTTATGATTCATCAAGAAGCACTGTAGAATCGCATTGAAGTGGAGCACTGAATGATTTCTGGTCATAGAGGAATGGGCTGAGAATTTATTAACGGACACTCAGCTTCTTGCTGTGCCTGTCCCCCTCAATCCTTATCACAACCACTAGAAAAAGGAAGGATCCATGTTCTTACCACCAAGATCATTACATCCCCAACTGTAGGTACATTTGAAGGATAATGTTTTCATTTCTTATTTACAAGTAATGAAGTGGTTCATTTTCCCATCAACTTTCTCAATACCCTAAATTTCCACAAAATGATTAATTGAATTGTATGTCAACACTTTCAACTTTCTTAATATCTGTAGACAAAGTTCTTTATGATGCGtgcgcgcgcacacacacatatcGGAAAGAAAATAATGGTTTAAATACTTCTGCATTTcgacaagaaaaaaaattgaacactAATTGCAAGTCATGTATTGCATGACGACATAATAGCGTCTTGTCTACAAGGTACCTAGATAAGACCATACTTTAAAGCTGCGATAAAGCATGCAAAACAAAGGCGTAAAAAGACCAAAGACAACCAGGTTGTTAAGTGTAATTcatagaaaaaaaagaaaattctcTTAATATACCAGCAGAAGCAAAACAACACTTTAGGGACTAACCGTTCTTTGAAAGCTTGGCCACTCTATGTACCTTAACTGGCTAGGTTGTTCAATTAAAAATCCAAGtaaagtttgaacacccctgAATAACAATAGATCATTAACCAATCAGGATGGTGTTATCTACAGTTCATGAAAAACTATTATCCCATTCAAGTTGAACAATATACGAATATAGGAACCTGCAGTTCGTAACAAACCAACTTGGAatctgattaattttttttataaatgtgcAAATTCTATTATTCTTTTTGTTGCTTTTATTCACTTTTCTCCATTTCTTCGTTCTAAATCCTTAAATAAGATACCAGATAGCCTCTCTTAATGGATTCACCCAAAAAGGCTCCATGTTTGAGTCATTGTCGTAGCTCGGCTGATAATCTCTTCTCGCAGCTAAAATATGTGTTCTTCCATGCTGCCGTTGAAGAAAAGTTCGAAAAAAGCAGGGATTCTGTCCACATTCCAAAAATTTATCAGTACATAAAATACATGGTGAAATTACAATGACCCGAAACAAACAAATTTGAGCTTACCCCTCTTGAAACTAACTCAGCGCCAGTGTGAAATTTACTAAATATGCACACATTGAAGTTACTCCTAAGCCTGGACACCTCAGGGTAACCTATACGAATAGCCGGAAATTTGATACCTGGACAAAGTATAAAGGCAAACGCAAAATCAGCAAGTTTGCATGAACCTTGTTGTAGAATAAAAACCACAAAATATATTTACACACACACCGAGGAAAGGGGAGAACGATAACCTGGAGAACGAAAAATTAACATTTGAACGACTGCTATACTTATGCTGCAATCTCTGCAGTCCAATAACAGCAAAACAATAAGCAGAATTCGTACGGAGAAAACCTCAACACGATGAAGCAAATGCATATAAAAATAAGTAGAAATAACAGAAACTCCATTGAAACACTattgtctccaaattttcactttttttcctcaaaattcCCCAAAATCAAGCTAAGACTTTGACATTTACACGCTAAAAAGTAAAAGAATTTAACAATTTCCAAATAAAAGccaaaatatatacaaatgtGGCGATGCACTTACCCATTCAAGTGTGTCAGATAAGAGGGAGAAAAAGACAGCCCTACGGTAAGAAGCGGAGTTCCAACTTCTGAACCTTGACTACTGAAATTGAATGGAACGGATTAATTTAGGGTTTAGAATTGAAAAGTAACAGGGACTGGGTACTGATTTGGCTGGTGGAGCAGATGGGGACGGATTGGTTTTTCTTAAGAATTTGTTCCCTCGGACCggttcaagaaaagaaaaatcgggtaatttttcataaaaaatatttcattttaattttgtgaaTAACAATCATTGAACCGAActtctttttttattcatgAAAGAAACTCTACTTGCACCTCCCCTTCCAATTTTTCCTACAAACTCTGTCACAACTTCCCCTTAATTTCTATGTTTTATTGATCAAAACATACCGATCTCGAACTCGAAATCTTTGTTTTTCTAGGACGAcactttttattaatttttttgattacACAGAGTTGTAGTCGTCATCATACCATTATTAATATACGATCAGTCTTATATATTCAACATATACGGTATACCCAATTCAAACAATTGAGATATTTTTAGCTTTCTATCTTCGacttaatcaattataataatataactaTGTTCTGatgattgattttattttttattgtcaaaatcatgtaattaattgactaatttcatttttatttttttagttcagTGACTAGCTTGTTCAATTTGATCCATTAAGTTTTTAAAGTTTAGTTTTAAT harbors:
- the LOC140966915 gene encoding uncharacterized protein → MLIFRSPGIKFPAIRIGYPEVSRLRSNFNVCIFSKFHTGAELVSRGNPCFFRTFLQRQHGRTHILAARRDYQPSYDNDSNMEPFWVNPLREAIWGVQTLLGFLIEQPSQLRYIEWPSFQRTLKTATLTLVLVALLIVALASVDSALSYLLALLLRRKA